Proteins encoded within one genomic window of Psilocybe cubensis strain MGC-MH-2018 chromosome 2, whole genome shotgun sequence:
- a CDS encoding Lysophospholipase 3, whose protein sequence is MMLLLLYLMAKNHRPIVSSRAPSDSVTAYAPTTNVQCPDLSTTSLIRSFSPQNQTLHPGEQAYVSTREKTTILQAWKDWLGDGSALGYNLANFTSPFPRVAITIPGGGLRAAQYGASSLLVLDARNVSSKAAGTGGLLQVASYMAGLSGGSWITGSLLFNNFPTLDDLVFGNGKDLDGWLLDIPFVTPDGDNLLSDKNQDFFGSILWSVISKANQGIDTSLTDVWSRMISYHFLNQTSRSNFFTNDTGHGAGQLWSDIPLIPAYQAHLTPFPIVVADSRPSNSNSTGILSLDSVVYEITPLELASYDPFLSSGMNLTFAGTHLDGGRSLNGSACVIGFDQAGFIMGSSASLFNQILDFGTNTLSQFSSSDSTGLLYLLQRQLREVRTRANDVANWPNPFQGQASASFQDTDATWINLIDGASNQENTPYGPLLVNARNIDVIVALEGSADDPVNNWPNGTSLIFSNQRQINFLQKSHKKVPPIPFTADDFIATGVNARPTFFGCDPSSSDDYPLIIYLPNAPPITGDNPSTKSVIWSLG, encoded by the exons ATGAtgttattattattataCTTAA TGGCCAAGAACCATCGACCTATCGTGTCATCACGCGCGCCGTCGGATTCGGTCACTGCTTATGCACCTACTACCAATGTCCAATGTCCTGACCTTTCGACGACTTCATTAATTCGATCGTTTTCGCCGCAGAATCAGACTCTTCACCCGGGGGAACAGGCTTATGTATCGACCCGGGAGAAGACAACGATTCTCCAGGCTTGGAAGGATTGGTTAGGGGATGGATCTGCTTTAGGCTATAACCTTGCGAATTTCACATCTCCCTTTCCACGGGTAGCAATCACGATCCCTGGAGGAGGACTTCGAGCAGCTCAATACGGTGCGAGCTCCTTGTTGGTATTGGATGCGCGGAACGTGTCATCCAAAGCAGCGGGCACTGGAGGATTGCTACAGGTTGCGTCCTATATGGCTGGTTTGTCTG GCGGCTCCTGGATAACAGGTTCGCTACTTTTCAATAATTTCCCTACTCTCGACGACCTTGTATTTGGAAATGGGAAAGATCTGGATGGATGGTTGTTGGATATTCCTTTTGTTACGCCCGATGGCGATAATCTGCTCTCTGACAAGAACCAGGATTTCTTTGGAAGCATCCTATGGAGTGTTATATCCAAAGCTAATCAAGGAAT TGACACAAGTCTCACCGATGTGTGGTCGCGAATGATTTCATACCATTTTCTCAATCAAACGTCACGATCCAATTTCTTCACCAACGATACTGGTCATGGCGCTGGTCAACTGTGGTCGGATATTCCGCTTATACCCGCCTACCAGGCTCATTTGACGCCATTTCCAATCGTTGTCGCCGACTCGCGGCCCTCCAACTCGAATTCAACAGGCATTCTTTCCCTTGATTCGGTGGTGTACGAG ATCACACCCTTGGAACTTGCTTCTTACGATCCCTTTTTATCGAGCGGCATGAATTTAACTTTCGCAGGGACGCACCTTGATGGCGGTCGATCGTTGAACGGGTCAGCATGTGTTATTGGTTTTGACCAGGCTGGGTTCATCATGGGCTCCAGTGCTAGTCTGTTCAAT CAAATCCTCGATTTTGGAACAAACACACTTTCACAATTTTCGAGCAGTGATAGCACCGGCCTTCTCTATCTTCTGCAGCGGCAGCTCAGGGAAGTTCGTACTCGAGCTAACGATGTTGCAAATTGGCCGAATCCATTCCAAGGACAGGCTTCCGCGAGCTTTCAAGATACCGATGCTACATGGATCAACCTTATTGACGGCGCTTCTAACCAGGAAAACACCCCGTACGGACCACTACTCGTCAATGCCAGAAACATCGATGTCATAGTGGCGCTGGAGGGTAGCGCTGATGATCCTGTGAATAATTGGCCAAA TGGAACGAGCCTAATATTTAGCAATCAAAGACAAATAAATTTCCTTCAAAAATCACATAAGAAAGTCCCGCCCATCCCTTTTACGGCCGATGACTTCATTGCCACCGGAGTGAATGCTCGACCGACTTTCTTTGGCTGCGACCCGTCTAGTTCTGACGACTATCCGTTGATCATATATCTTCCAAATGCTCCACCAATAACGGGAGATAATCCTTCTACCAAGTCAGTCATCTGGTCTCTCGGTTAA
- a CDS encoding UV excision repair protein rhp23 — protein sequence MKITVKTTQQKVFQVDVEGQDTIATLKDKIQESQGHAAATQKIIYSGKVLVDDKTIESCGIKEKDFLVLMVSKPKPTPAPAPSTSAAPAEAPAPAAPSQPVTAPSTGTGTAPAPAPAPATDVTMAAPLSTPSTSAPAFGDLSSFLSGEGLQSAINNMVEMGFPKEQVLRAMRASFNNPDRAVEYLMNGIPAHLEAESARQAPTSPPQSSQAPAPAPAAAAAAAAAPSSNQPQPGQPQNLFQLAQQQQQGGGVPGGGNLGGPGAGAGAGGLNLEALRDNPQIQLLRQQMAQNPGLIQPLIQQLATQNPAIAQMIAQNPEALFQLLGIELDDEEGGNGGQPPQNAHTISVTEEERAAILRLEGLGFPRHAVLEAYFACDKNEELAANYLFEGGFDD from the exons ATGAAGATTACCGTAAAGACCACCCAGCAGAAGGTTTTCCAG GTCGATGTCGAGGGCCAGGACACCATCGCTACCCTCAAGGACAAAATCCAGGAGTCCCAAGGCCATGCTGCTGCCACCCAGAAAATAATATACTCTG GAAAGGTGCTCGTCGATGACAAGACCATTGAATCGTGTGGAATCAAGGAGAAGGATTTCCTTGTTTTGATGGTCTCCAAA CCTAAGCCTACACCAGCACCCGCACCCTCTACATCCGCCGCACCTGCAGAGGCCCCTGCCCCCGCTGCTCCATCGCAGCCTGTCACAGCTCCCTCAACTGGAACTGGCAcagcacccgcacccgcacccgcgccCGCTACTGATGTCACCATGGCTGCCCCATTGTCAACGCCATCCACGTCCGCTCCAGCTTTTGGCGATCTTAGCTCCTTTCTCTCCGGAGAGGGGCTGCAATCTGCAATCAACAATATGGTTGAAATGGGGTTCCCTAAAGAACAGGTTCTCCGGGCCATGCGCGCTAGTTTTAACAACCCCGACCGCGCCGTGGAATATCTCATGAAT GGGATCCCCGCACATCTTGAAGCAGAGAGTGCCCGTCAGGCTCCAACCTCACCTCCTCAATCTTCTCAAGCACccgctcctgctcctgctgctgctgcggcggcagcagcagcaccatcTTCAAATCAGCCTCAACCAGGTCAACCACAGAATCTTTTCCAG TTGgcgcaacagcagcaacaaggAGGAGGTGTTCCAGGCGGTGGTAATCTTGGCGGCCcaggtgctggtgctggtgccgGCGGTCTCAACCTCGAAGCTCTCCGCGACAATCCTCAAATTCAGTTGCTCCGCCAACAGATGGCTCAAAATCCCGGCTTGATTCAGCCTCTGATACAGCAACTTGCTACTCAGAACCCTGCCATTGCACAGATGATTGCGCAGAATCCCGAAGCGCTCTTCCAGCTTTTGGGCATCGAAttggacgacgaggaaggcGGCAACGGCGGCCAACCTCCCCAAAACGCTCACACTATCAGCGttacagaagaagaaagggcaGCCATTCTCCGA TTGGAAGGCCTTGGGTTCCCTCGGCACGCTGTGCTAGAGGCCTACTTTGCCTGTGACAAGAACGAGGAGCTTGCGGCTAATTATTTGTTTGAAGGTGGATTTGACGACTAG
- a CDS encoding Cysteine synthase 1 has product MFSALRTVSRSRGFASHSSVQGFNGAVGNTPLIYLKRLSEKTGSKIYGKAEFQNPGGSVKDRAALGLVHNAEAKGLIKPGGTVVEGTAGNTGIGLAHVCRAKGYKCVIYMPNTQSQEKIDLLRMLGADVRPVPAVAFENPLNYNHQAREYAESLDNAIWTNQFDNVANAEAHYNSTGPEIWEQTQGKIDGFICSTGTGGTLAGIGRYLKEKSGGKTQIWLADPPGSVLTSYIESGGKLVERTGSSITEGIGQGRVTDNLGTFVKELSGAFTVPDTKSISMLYELLDTEGLYLGASSALNVVAAVELAERLGKGSTVVTILCDGAYRYQSRLFSRKWLESKGLEDAIPEHLKKYIVLE; this is encoded by the exons ATGTTCTCAGCACTGCGAACAGTTTCACGGAGCAGAGGCTTTGCTTCTCACTCGTCTGTCCAAGGTTTCAATGGAGCAGTCGGCAATACACCACTC ATTTATTTGAAAAGACTTTCAGAAAAGACTGGTTCCAAAATCTACGGCAAAGCTGAATTCCAGAATCCCGGAGGAAGCGTAAAGGATAGAGCTGCTCTAGGCCTTGTTCACAACGCAGAGGCAAAGGGACT CATCAAACCCGGAGGAACCGTCGTCGAAGGCACTGCAGGCAACACTGGTATAGGTCTTGCCCACGTTTGCAGAGCAAAGGGTTATAAATGTGTCATTTACATGCCAAATACCCAG AGTCAAGAGAAAATTGATCTTCTTCGCATGCTTGGAGCAGATGTTCGTCCTGTACCCGCTGTAGCCTTCGAGAACCCTCTCAATTACAACCACCAAGCACGCGAGTATGCAGAGAGCCTCGACAATGCCATCTGGACAAACCAGTTTGACAACGTCGCGAATGCAGAAGCTCACTACAATTCAACCGGTCCAGAGATCTGGGAACAGACTCAAGGGAAAATTGATGGTTTCATTTGCTCTACAGGAACTGGCGGTACATTGGCTGGTATTGGTAGATACCTGAAAGAGAAGAGTGGAGGCAAAACGCAAATCTGGTTGGCCGATCCCCCTGGCAGCGTCCTGACGAGCTATATTGAAAGCGGCGGAAAGTTGGTAGAAAGAACAGGAAGCTCAATTACCGAAG GCATCGGCCAGGGCCGCGTTACTGACAACCTCGGGACATTTGTGAAAGAGTTATCAGGCGCTTTCACAGTTCCAGACACCAAGTCTATTAGTATGCTTTACGAACTTTTGGACACTGAAGGCCTGTATCTCGGTGCCAGTTCTGCTTTGAATGTTGTCGCCGCAGTAGAGCTGGCAGAGCGACTAGGAAAAG GGTCTACTGTCGTCACTATTCTGTGTGATGGCGCTTACCGTTACCAAAGCCGACTGTTCTCAAGAAAATGGCTAGAAAGTAAAGGATTAGAAGATGCTATTCCTGAACATCTGAAAAAGTACATTGTACTGGAATAA
- a CDS encoding Cytochrome P450 monooxygenase 215 produces MDRLYLEILSAAVIIPVTYAFYQVVISPRLNPLRSLAGPPIRGWFQNHLYPVSDPSISPQVHKLYVNKYGRSIRIQGLGPWDVRLLTLDPVSVAHVLKNSTIYEKPWQSRRLITSLIGCGMLAAEGHTHKRQRRVATPAFSVQNMRALVPVVFSKGRALNDKWLQMAESTPERLIIDVCHWISRATFDVIGHAGFDYDFNAIENESNELFSAYKEMFEVAVSQGNPFRTIFSIYAPFLSSLFPDSTVRVVQRSQDTIRRVAGHLIQAKKAKIVQGLQDGVPYAGRDLLSLLLKSNMATDLPPDQRISDTDILHNINTFMFAGSDTSSLSLTWTLLLLAQHHTVQERLRDELQSVAPTTSETLANLTEDEIQSLYEIVSNLPFLDNVIRESIRLIPPVHSSIRVAMQDDEVPVSTPVRGSNGEILPKSTITVPKGSFVHVAVEGFNLDKEFWGEDAWEFVPDRWDHLPESASNLPGLFSNTLTFSAGPRSCIGLRFSMIEIKTFLYILLTNFKFETTPDKIMKANVVLTRPYVSGKFREGSQCPLIVLPLRTTGNPATLDNVQ; encoded by the exons ATGGACCGCCTATACCTTGAGATACTCTCTGCAGCTGTCATAATACCCGTTACCTATGCCTTCTATCAAGTGGTCATTTCTCCTAGGTTGAACCCGTTGCGATCTCTAGCAGGGCCGCCAATTCGTGGTTGGTTCCAAAACCATTTGTATCCCGTTTCAGA TCCATCTATATCTCCTCAAGTACACAAACTTTATGTCAACAAATACGGACGGTCAATACGGATACAAGGCCTTGGTCCT TGGGACGTTCGACTGCTTACCCTCGATCCTGTTTCGGTGGCCCATGTTCTTAAAAACTCAACTATATATGAGAAACCCTGGCAATCACGCCGCCTGATCACCAGCTTGATTGGGTGCGGTATGTTGGCTGCAGAGGGACACACCCATAAGCGTCAGCGGCGCGTTGCTACACCAGCTTTCTCTGTCCAGAACATGCGTGCTTTGGTTCCCGTCGTATTCAGTAAAGGCAGGGCACTGAATGACAAATGGTTACAGATGGCGGAGAGTACGCCGGAGCGCCTCATTATTGATGTGTGCCATTGGATAAGCAGGGCAACCTTCGATGTTATTGGTCATGCAG GATTTGACTACGATTTCAATGCCATCGAGAATGAGTCCAATGAGCTTTTCTCGGCGTACAAGGAAATGTTCGAAGTTGCTGTCTCGCAAGGCAATCCTTTTCGGACAATATTTTCTATATATGCGCCATTTTTGAGTTCCCTTTTT CCAGATTCGACTGTTCGCGTGGTTCAACGGAGTCAGGACACCATTCGTCGTGTTGCTGGCCATCTTATTCAAGCGAAAAAGGCTAAAATTGTCCAGGGGCTCCAAGATGGTGTCCCTTACGCTGGTCGAGATCTACTAAGCCTCTTGC TCAAGTCCAATATGGCAACTGACCTCCCACCGGATCAACGTATCTCGGACACTGATATACTGCATAATATCAATACCTTTATGTTTGCCGGCTCGGACACTTCATCTCTCAGCCTTACTTGGACACTCTTGTTGCTTGCCCAGCACCACACAGTTCAGGAACGTCTTCGCGACGAGCTACAATCGGTAGCACCGACGACGTCGGAAACACTTGCAAACTTGACTGAAGACGAAATTCAGTCGCTCTATGAAATTGTATCCAACCTTCCATTCCTCGACAATGTAATCCGTGAATCAATTCGCTTGATTCCACCTGTCCACTCCTCTATTCGAGTTGCAATGCAAGATGACGAGGTTCCGGTATCAACCCCCGTTCGAGGTAGTAATGGCGAGATCCTCCCAAAGTCAACAATTACTGTGCCTAAAGGCAGTTTTGTTCATGTTGCCGTAGAAGGCTTCAACCTCGACAAAGAATTTTGGGGTGAAGATGCCTGGGAGTTTGT ACCTGATCGATGGGATCATCTTCCAGAATCTGCCAGTAATCTTCCTGGCCTCTTTTCAAACACACTTACCTTCTCAGCAGGACCTCGG TCCTGCATCGGGCTTAGGTTCTCCATGATTGAAATTAAGACCTTCCTTTATATATTGCTaacaaatttcaagtttGAAACAACACCGGACAAGATAATGAAAGCCAACGT TGTTTTGACGCGACCTTACGTATCCGGAAAGTTCAGAGAAGGCAGCCAGTGTCCACTTATTGTTCTGCCACTGAGGACTACAGGGAATCCTGCCACATTAGACAATGTGCAGTAG